From Epinephelus lanceolatus isolate andai-2023 chromosome 5, ASM4190304v1, whole genome shotgun sequence, the proteins below share one genomic window:
- the det1 gene encoding DET1 homolog gives MDEDTPTLKPRRIQNQNVVHRLERRRICSGRPGAHWYRVRCFHQNLFPNFTVVNVEKPPCFLRKFSPDGRCFIAFSSDQTSLEIYEYQGCQAAQDLLRGQEGETLLTANDQRSLNIRGRLFERFFSLLHVTNVASNGEHLNRECSLFTDDCRYVIVGSAVYVPEEPPPYFFEVYRNNESVTPNPRSPLEDYSLHIIDLHTGRLCDTRSFKCDKIILSHNQGLYLYRNILAVLSVQQQTIHVFQVTPEGTFLDVRTIGRFCYEDDLLTLSAVYTEAQAESQPGFPRLYTDKTINSLKHRLLVYLWRRAEQDGSATAKRRFFQFFDQLRRLRMWKMQLLDEHHLFIKYTSEDVVTLRVTDPSQPSFFVVYNMVSTEVLAVFENTSDQLLELFENFCDLFRNATLHSQAVQFPCSASSNNYARQVQRRFKDTIVNAKYGGHTEAVRRLLGQLPISAQSYSSSPYLDLSLFSYDDKWVSVMERPKTCGDHPIRFYARDSGLLKFKIQAGLLGRPVNHAVRRLVAFTFHPFEPFAISVQRTNAEYVVNFHMRHVCA, from the exons ATGGATGAGGACACCCCAACCCTGAAGCCCAGACGGATCCAGAATCAAAACGTGGTCCATCGTCTTGAGAGGCGCAGGATCTGTTCAGGCCGCCCTGGAGCTCACTGGTACAGAGTACGGTGCTTCCACCAGAACCTTTTCCCCAACTTTACTGTGGTCAATGTGGAGAAGCCTCCATGCTTCCTCAGGAAGTTCTCACCAGATGGACGCTGTTTCATCGCCTTCTCTTCTGACCAGACTTCTCTGGAG ATATATGAATATCAAGGCTGCCAGGCAGCCCAGGACCTGCTGAGAGGCCAAGAGGGTGAGACTCTTCTAACGGCCAATGACCAGCGTTCTCTCAACATCCGAGGCCGCCTGTTTGAGCGCTTTTTCTCCTTGCTCCATGTCACTAACGTGGCCTCAAACGGAGAACACCTCAACCGGGAGTGCAGCCTTTTCACAGACGACTGCCGGTACGTCATTGTTGGGTCGGCTGTGTACGTCCCAGAGGAGCCGCCACCTTACTTCTTTGAG GTTTATCGGAACAACGAATCTGTGACTCCCAACCCTCGGTCTCCTCTGGAGGACTACTCCCTCCACATTATCGACCTCCACACCGGCAGGCTGTGTGACACCAGGTCCTTTAAGTGTGACAAGATCATCCTGTCCCACAACCAGGGCCTCTACCTCTACAGGAACATCCTGGCTGTGCTGTCAGTTCAGCAGCAGACCATACATGTATTTCAG GTCACTCCGGAGGGAACATTTCTAGACGTAAGGACTATTGGGCGGTTCTGTTATGAGGACGACCTCCTGACTCTTTCAGCAGTTTACACTGAAGCTCAGGCTGAGAGTCAGCCGGGCTTCCCTCGCCTTTACACTGACAAAACCATCAACTCCCTCAAGCACaggctgctggtctacctctggAGGAGGGCCGAGCAGGACGGCAGCGCCACTGCCAAGAGGAG ATTCTTCCAGTTTTTTGATCAGCTGAGGAGGTTGAGGATGTGGAAGATGCAGCTGTTGGATGAGCATCACCTCTTCATTAAATACACCAGCGAAGACGTGGTCACACTCAGAGTCACTGACCCCTCACag CCGTCGTTTTTCGTTGTGTACAACATGGTGTCTACAGAGGTGCTGGCTGTCTTCGAGAACACCTCCGACCAGCTGCTGGAGCTGTTTGAGAATTTCTGTGACCTGTTCAGAAACGCCACGCTGCACAGCCAGGCCGTCCAGTTCCCCTGCTCTGCTTCGTCCAACAACTATGCCCGTCAGGTCCAGAGAAG GTTCAAGGACACCATAGTAAATGCCAAATACGGCGGGCACACCGAGGCGGTACGTCGGCTGCTGGGTCAGCTCCCTATCAGTGCTCAGTCCTACAGCAGCAGTCCTTACCTCGACCTCTCCCTCTTCAGTTATGATGACAAGTGGGTGTCGGTAATGGAGAGGCCCAAGACCTGCGGAGATCACCCCATCAG GTTTTATGCACGAGACTCCGGCCTGCTCAAGTTTAAAATCCAGGCAGGCCTGCTCGGACGGCCGGTGAATCACGCCGTGCGACGCCTGGTTGCCTTCACTTTCCACCCCTTCGAGCCCTTTGCCATCTCTGTCCAGCGTACCAACGCAGAGTACGTGGTCAACTTCCACATGAGGCATGTCTGTGCGTGA